A region of Arabidopsis thaliana chromosome 5, partial sequence DNA encodes the following proteins:
- the CRK42 gene encoding cysteine-rich RLK (RECEPTOR-like protein kinase) 42, translated as MRCLTKTRSFHYVIIFYSFFFLPFLSSSSDDQRTTVSGLFCGGRSKSSADPNYIPTFVEDMHSLSLKLTTRRFATESLNSTTSIYALIQCHDDLSPSDCQLCYAIARTRIPRCLPSSSARIFLDGCFLRYETYEFYDESVSDASDSFSCSNDTVLDPRFGFQVSETAARVAVRKGGFGVAGENGVHALAQCWESLGKEDCRVCLEKAVKEVKRCVSRREGRAMNTGCYLRYSDHKFYNGDGHHKFHVLFNKGVIVAIVLTTSAFVMLILLATYVIMTKVSKTKQEKRNLGLVSRKFNNSKTKFKYETLEKATDYFSHKKMLGQGGNGTVFLGILPNGKNVAVKRLVFNTRDWVEEFFNEVNLISGIQHKNLVKLLGCSIEGPESLLVYEYVPNKSLDQFLFDESQSKVLNWSQRLNIILGTAEGLAYLHGGSPVRIIHRDIKTSNVLLDDQLNPKIADFGLARCFGLDKTHLSTGIAGTLGYMAPEYVVRGQLTEKADVYSFGVLVLEIACGTRINAFVPETGHLLQRVRIPTKLRHCYQSFGVDMNLKSTIVSSL; from the exons atgcGTTGCCTCACAAAAACAAGATCGTTTCATTATGTCATCATTTtttattccttcttctttttaccgTTCTTGTCGTCCTCCTCCGACGATCAAAGAACCACCGTCTCCGGTCTTTTCTGTGGCGGACGTAGCAAATCCTCCGCAGATCCAAACTACATCCCAACTTTCGTCGAAGATATGCATTCACTATCTCTAAAACTAACTACACGCCGTTTCGCAACTGAATCATTAAACTCCACTACATCTATCTACGCTCTGATCCAATGCCACGACGATCTCTCACCGTCCGATTGTCAGCTCTGTTACGCGATTGCACGCACCCGCATCCCTCGTTGTCTCCCTTCTTCCTCCGCAAGAATCTTCCTCGACGGTTGTTTCCTCCGTTACGAAACTTACGAGTTTTACGATGAATCAGTCTCCGATGCGTCGGATAGTTTTTCTTGTAGCAACGACACCGTTTTGGATCCTCGGTTCGGGTTTCAAGTTTCGGAAACTGCGGCGAGAGTCGCGGTTAGAAAAGGAGGGTTTGGAGTCGCCGGAGAGAATGGAGTACACGCTCTTGCTCAGTGTTGGGAGAGTTTGGGGAAAGAAGATTGTAGGGTTTGTTTGGAGAAAGCTGTTAAAGAAGTGAAACGCTGCGTTTCGAGGAGAGAAGGAAGAGCTATGAATACAGGATGTTATCTTAGATACTCTGATCATAAATTCTATAATGGTGATGGACATCATAAATTTCATG TGCTTTTTAACAAAGGAGTCATCGTTGCTATTGTCTTGACAACGTCAGCATTCGTCATGCTCATCCTCTTGGCAACGTATGTCATTATGACAAAAGTATCAAAGACTAAACAAG aaaaaagaaacttaggttTGGTTTCGAGAAAATTCAACAACTCAAAGACGAAGTTCAAGTACGAGACTCTAGAGAAGGCAACAGATTACTTCAGTCACAAGAAAATGCTAGGGCAAGGAGGAAATGGCACCGTTTTCTTAGGAATCCTTCCAAATGGTAAGAACGTGGCTGTGAAAAGATTAGTGTTTAACACAAGAGACTGGGTAGAAGAATTCTTCAACGAAGTGAATCTAATTAGTGGAATCCAACATAAGAACCTCGTCAAGCTTCTTGGTTGTAGCATTGAAGGACCGGAGAGTCTCTTGGTCTATGAGTACGTGCCTAACAAAAGCCTCGACCAATTTCTCTTTG ATGAGAGTCAAAGCAAGGTCTTAAACTGGAGCCAGAGGCTAAACATAATCCTTGGAACAGCGGAGGGACTGGCTTACCTACACGGTGGATCTCCCGTGAGGATTATTCATCGTGACATCAAAACCAGTAATGTTCTTCTAGACGACCAGCTCAATCCTAAGATCGCTGATTTCGGTTTGGCTCGATGTTTTGGTCTGGACAAAACTCATCTTAGCACCGGCATCGCAGGAACTCT AGGTTACATGGCTCCAGAGTATGTTGTTAGAGGACAGTTAACGGAGAAAGCAGACGTTTATAGCTTCGGAGTTCTTGTTCTCGAGATTGCTTGTGGAACAAGAATCAATGCTTTCGTACCAGAGACAGGTCACCTCCTACAAAGAGTAAGAATCCCTACAAAACTCCGTCATTGTTATCAAAGTTTTGGGGTTGATATGAATCTCAAATCCAccattgtttcttctctctag
- the CRK42 gene encoding cysteine-rich RLK (RECEPTOR-like protein kinase) 42 (cysteine-rich RLK (RECEPTOR-like protein kinase) 42 (CRK42); FUNCTIONS IN: kinase activity; INVOLVED IN: protein amino acid phosphorylation; LOCATED IN: endomembrane system; EXPRESSED IN: 11 plant structures; EXPRESSED DURING: 7 growth stages; CONTAINS InterPro DOMAIN/s: Protein kinase, ATP binding site (InterPro:IPR017441), Protein kinase, catalytic domain (InterPro:IPR000719), Protein of unknown function DUF26 (InterPro:IPR002902), Serine/threonine-protein kinase-like domain (InterPro:IPR017442), Protein kinase-like domain (InterPro:IPR011009), Serine/threonine-protein kinase, active site (InterPro:IPR008271); BEST Arabidopsis thaliana protein match is: cysteine-rich RLK (RECEPTOR-like protein kinase) 3 (TAIR:AT1G70530.1); Has 35333 Blast hits to 34131 proteins in 2444 species: Archae - 798; Bacteria - 22429; Metazoa - 974; Fungi - 991; Plants - 531; Viruses - 0; Other Eukaryotes - 9610 (source: NCBI BLink).): MRCLTKTRSFHYVIIFYSFFFLPFLSSSSDDQRTTVSGLFCGGRSKSSADPNYIPTFVEDMHSLSLKLTTRRFATESLNSTTSIYALIQCHDDLSPSDCQLCYAIARTRIPRCLPSSSARIFLDGCFLRYETYEFYDESVSDASDSFSCSNDTVLDPRFGFQVSETAARVAVRKGGFGVAGENGVHALAQCWESLGKEDCRVCLEKAVKEVKRCVSRREGRAMNTGCYLRYSDHKFYNGDGHHKFHVLFNKGVIVAIVLTTSAFVMLILLATYVIMTKVSKTKQEKRNLGLVSRKFNNSKTKFKYETLEKATDYFSHKKMLGQGGNGTVFLGILPNGKNVAVKRLVFNTRDWVEEFFNEVNLISGIQHKNLVKLLGCSIEGPESLLVYEYVPNKSLDQFLFDESQSKVLNWSQRLNIILGTAEGLAYLHGGSPVRIIHRDIKTSNVLLDDQLNPKIADFGLARCFGLDKTHLSTGIAGTLGYMAPEYVVRGQLTEKADVYSFGVLVLEIACGTRINAFVPETGHLLQRVWNLYTLNRLVEALDPCLKDEFLQVQGSEAEACKVLRVGLLCTQASPSLRPSMEEVIRMLTERDYPIPSPTSPPFLRVSSLTTDLEGSSTISHSTNSTTTFNTMVKTDQASYTSSESSTTRTI, from the exons atgcGTTGCCTCACAAAAACAAGATCGTTTCATTATGTCATCATTTtttattccttcttctttttaccgTTCTTGTCGTCCTCCTCCGACGATCAAAGAACCACCGTCTCCGGTCTTTTCTGTGGCGGACGTAGCAAATCCTCCGCAGATCCAAACTACATCCCAACTTTCGTCGAAGATATGCATTCACTATCTCTAAAACTAACTACACGCCGTTTCGCAACTGAATCATTAAACTCCACTACATCTATCTACGCTCTGATCCAATGCCACGACGATCTCTCACCGTCCGATTGTCAGCTCTGTTACGCGATTGCACGCACCCGCATCCCTCGTTGTCTCCCTTCTTCCTCCGCAAGAATCTTCCTCGACGGTTGTTTCCTCCGTTACGAAACTTACGAGTTTTACGATGAATCAGTCTCCGATGCGTCGGATAGTTTTTCTTGTAGCAACGACACCGTTTTGGATCCTCGGTTCGGGTTTCAAGTTTCGGAAACTGCGGCGAGAGTCGCGGTTAGAAAAGGAGGGTTTGGAGTCGCCGGAGAGAATGGAGTACACGCTCTTGCTCAGTGTTGGGAGAGTTTGGGGAAAGAAGATTGTAGGGTTTGTTTGGAGAAAGCTGTTAAAGAAGTGAAACGCTGCGTTTCGAGGAGAGAAGGAAGAGCTATGAATACAGGATGTTATCTTAGATACTCTGATCATAAATTCTATAATGGTGATGGACATCATAAATTTCATG TGCTTTTTAACAAAGGAGTCATCGTTGCTATTGTCTTGACAACGTCAGCATTCGTCATGCTCATCCTCTTGGCAACGTATGTCATTATGACAAAAGTATCAAAGACTAAACAAG aaaaaagaaacttaggttTGGTTTCGAGAAAATTCAACAACTCAAAGACGAAGTTCAAGTACGAGACTCTAGAGAAGGCAACAGATTACTTCAGTCACAAGAAAATGCTAGGGCAAGGAGGAAATGGCACCGTTTTCTTAGGAATCCTTCCAAATGGTAAGAACGTGGCTGTGAAAAGATTAGTGTTTAACACAAGAGACTGGGTAGAAGAATTCTTCAACGAAGTGAATCTAATTAGTGGAATCCAACATAAGAACCTCGTCAAGCTTCTTGGTTGTAGCATTGAAGGACCGGAGAGTCTCTTGGTCTATGAGTACGTGCCTAACAAAAGCCTCGACCAATTTCTCTTTG ATGAGAGTCAAAGCAAGGTCTTAAACTGGAGCCAGAGGCTAAACATAATCCTTGGAACAGCGGAGGGACTGGCTTACCTACACGGTGGATCTCCCGTGAGGATTATTCATCGTGACATCAAAACCAGTAATGTTCTTCTAGACGACCAGCTCAATCCTAAGATCGCTGATTTCGGTTTGGCTCGATGTTTTGGTCTGGACAAAACTCATCTTAGCACCGGCATCGCAGGAACTCT AGGTTACATGGCTCCAGAGTATGTTGTTAGAGGACAGTTAACGGAGAAAGCAGACGTTTATAGCTTCGGAGTTCTTGTTCTCGAGATTGCTTGTGGAACAAGAATCAATGCTTTCGTACCAGAGACAGGTCACCTCCTACAAAGA gTCTGGAACCTTTATACACTGAATAGACTGGTCGAAGCTCTTGACCCATGTCTAAAAGATGAGTTTCTTCAAGTGCAAGGCAGCGAAGCTGAAGCTTGTAAAGTTCTTCGTGTGGGATTGTTATGCACACAAGCTTCTCCGTCGCTAAGACCGTCGATGGAAGAAGTGATCCGTATGCTAACCGAGAGAGATTACCCGATTCCATCTCCAACCAGTCCTCCCTTCTTGAGGGTTAGCTCTCTAACTACAGACCTAGAGGGCAGTAGTACTATATCTCATAGCACCAATAGTACTACGACGTTTAACACGATGGTCAAAACCGATCAAGCTTCTTATACTTCTTCAGAATCTTCTACTACTCGTACAatctaa
- the CRK42 gene encoding cysteine-rich RLK (RECEPTOR-like protein kinase) 42 translates to MRCLTKTRSFHYVIIFYSFFFLPFLSSSSDDQRTTVSGLFCGGRSKSSADPNYIPTFVEDMHSLSLKLTTRRFATESLNSTTSIYALIQCHDDLSPSDCQLCYAIARTRIPRCLPSSSARIFLDGCFLRYETYEFYDESVSDASDSFSCSNDTVLDPRFGFQVSETAARVAVRKGGFGVAGENGVHALAQCWESLGKEDCRVCLEKAVKEVKRCVSRREGRAMNTGCYLRYSDHKFYNGDGHHKFHVLFNKGVIVAIVLTTSAFVMLILLATYVIMTKVSKTKQEKRNLGLVSRKFNNSKTKFKYETLEKATDYFSHKKMLGQGGNGTVFLGILPNGKNVAVKRLVFNTRDWVEEFFNEVNLISGIQHKNLVKLLGCSIEGPESLLVYEYVPNKSLDQFLFDESQSKVLNWSQRLNIILGTAEGLAYLHGGSPVRIIHRDIKTSNVLLDDQLNPKIADFGLARCFGLDKTHLSTGIAGTL, encoded by the exons atgcGTTGCCTCACAAAAACAAGATCGTTTCATTATGTCATCATTTtttattccttcttctttttaccgTTCTTGTCGTCCTCCTCCGACGATCAAAGAACCACCGTCTCCGGTCTTTTCTGTGGCGGACGTAGCAAATCCTCCGCAGATCCAAACTACATCCCAACTTTCGTCGAAGATATGCATTCACTATCTCTAAAACTAACTACACGCCGTTTCGCAACTGAATCATTAAACTCCACTACATCTATCTACGCTCTGATCCAATGCCACGACGATCTCTCACCGTCCGATTGTCAGCTCTGTTACGCGATTGCACGCACCCGCATCCCTCGTTGTCTCCCTTCTTCCTCCGCAAGAATCTTCCTCGACGGTTGTTTCCTCCGTTACGAAACTTACGAGTTTTACGATGAATCAGTCTCCGATGCGTCGGATAGTTTTTCTTGTAGCAACGACACCGTTTTGGATCCTCGGTTCGGGTTTCAAGTTTCGGAAACTGCGGCGAGAGTCGCGGTTAGAAAAGGAGGGTTTGGAGTCGCCGGAGAGAATGGAGTACACGCTCTTGCTCAGTGTTGGGAGAGTTTGGGGAAAGAAGATTGTAGGGTTTGTTTGGAGAAAGCTGTTAAAGAAGTGAAACGCTGCGTTTCGAGGAGAGAAGGAAGAGCTATGAATACAGGATGTTATCTTAGATACTCTGATCATAAATTCTATAATGGTGATGGACATCATAAATTTCATG TGCTTTTTAACAAAGGAGTCATCGTTGCTATTGTCTTGACAACGTCAGCATTCGTCATGCTCATCCTCTTGGCAACGTATGTCATTATGACAAAAGTATCAAAGACTAAACAAG aaaaaagaaacttaggttTGGTTTCGAGAAAATTCAACAACTCAAAGACGAAGTTCAAGTACGAGACTCTAGAGAAGGCAACAGATTACTTCAGTCACAAGAAAATGCTAGGGCAAGGAGGAAATGGCACCGTTTTCTTAGGAATCCTTCCAAATGGTAAGAACGTGGCTGTGAAAAGATTAGTGTTTAACACAAGAGACTGGGTAGAAGAATTCTTCAACGAAGTGAATCTAATTAGTGGAATCCAACATAAGAACCTCGTCAAGCTTCTTGGTTGTAGCATTGAAGGACCGGAGAGTCTCTTGGTCTATGAGTACGTGCCTAACAAAAGCCTCGACCAATTTCTCTTTG ATGAGAGTCAAAGCAAGGTCTTAAACTGGAGCCAGAGGCTAAACATAATCCTTGGAACAGCGGAGGGACTGGCTTACCTACACGGTGGATCTCCCGTGAGGATTATTCATCGTGACATCAAAACCAGTAATGTTCTTCTAGACGACCAGCTCAATCCTAAGATCGCTGATTTCGGTTTGGCTCGATGTTTTGGTCTGGACAAAACTCATCTTAGCACCGGCATCGCAGGAACTCTGTAA
- a CDS encoding Cytochrome c oxidase subunit Vc family protein, producing MANVQKIGKAVYKGPSVVKEIIYGITLGFAVGGLWKMHHWNNQRRTKEFYDLLEKGEISVVVEDE from the coding sequence ATGGCTAATGTTCAGAAGATCGGAAAGGCTGTTTATAAAGGACCAAGCGTAGTTAAAGAGATCATATATGGAATAACGCTCGGCTTTGCGGTTGGAGGGCTGTGGAAAATGCATCATTGGAACAACCAAAGACGAACGAAGGAGTTCTATGATTTACTCGAGAAGGGAGAAATTAGTGTTGTCGTCGAAGATGAGTAG